In Brevibacillus brevis NBRC 100599, a single genomic region encodes these proteins:
- the rnr gene encoding ribonuclease R, whose amino-acid sequence MEDQEKILAFMREQAYHPMTVRELEEAFGIKDSAKFKELVKTLNALEASGEVIRTRANRYGVPEKMNLVRGRLQSHPKGFGFVIPETPDSDDVYVHANDMNGALHGDTVFVRVEKEAGGNRLEGQIIRIVERGIKQVVGTFKDERHYAFVIPDEKRIGKDIFIPKDSFNGAVDGHKVVVNIVRYPEGRVNPEGEVVEILGHKNDPGVDILSIIRKFNLPEAFPEDVLAEAEAAPDEISEEEISGRRDLRERMMVTIDGADAKDLDDAVSLERLPNGNLRLGVHIADVSYYVREKSQLDNEAYRRGTSVYLVDRVIPMLPHRLSNGICSLNPQVDRLTISCDMEMDAGGNTVKYDIFLSVIRTDERMTYADVRSILEDKDEALTEKYSRLVPMFEDMKELALKLRKKRMQRGAIDFDFREAKIYVDEEGTPTEIGFRTRSIAEQIIEEFMLAANETVAEHFHWMKQPFMYRIHEDPNAEKLMAFMEFITNFGYSIRGKGNSVHPRALQQLLEEVKGTPEEIIISTVMLRSMKQARYDAESLGHYGLSTEFYTHFTSPIRRYPDLIVHRRIREWIELGNQISEKRLGYWAEQMPVIAEHASQRERLAVDAERETDDLKKAEFMLERVGEEFEGVISSVTSFGIFVELPNTIEGLVHVSFLTDDYYHYHEKIFALVGERTGKQYRIGDVVEVRVANVNVDERTIDFEIVGMPKAGFRGSRERTPRVIDGRGGDRKPTRGKQQDRSRTGRPDRPDRPGRPDRQKDKKHPAEIRQKYKDRRKAEGNKPPSRAGSGKASSGEEVLPIGAGEGDTPTKRQKGFWEDLVKSKKKTRKNVASQVKRKRR is encoded by the coding sequence ATGGAAGATCAAGAAAAAATACTCGCGTTTATGCGAGAGCAAGCATACCACCCGATGACGGTGAGGGAACTGGAAGAAGCATTTGGAATCAAGGATTCTGCTAAGTTCAAGGAGCTTGTGAAAACACTGAATGCACTGGAAGCGAGCGGAGAGGTGATCCGCACCAGGGCGAATCGGTATGGTGTGCCTGAAAAAATGAATCTGGTACGTGGACGTCTGCAAAGTCATCCGAAGGGCTTCGGATTTGTGATCCCGGAGACACCTGACTCGGATGACGTATATGTACATGCGAATGATATGAATGGGGCGCTCCATGGCGATACGGTTTTTGTCCGCGTGGAAAAAGAAGCGGGCGGCAATCGTCTGGAAGGGCAGATCATCCGCATTGTCGAGCGCGGAATCAAGCAGGTCGTTGGGACATTTAAGGACGAGAGGCATTACGCGTTTGTGATCCCCGACGAAAAGCGAATCGGCAAAGATATTTTCATCCCGAAAGACTCCTTCAACGGAGCTGTAGATGGTCACAAGGTAGTCGTGAACATCGTTCGTTACCCAGAGGGCCGAGTGAATCCTGAGGGTGAGGTCGTCGAGATTCTTGGCCATAAGAACGATCCGGGCGTCGATATCCTGTCGATCATCCGCAAGTTCAACCTGCCAGAAGCATTTCCAGAGGACGTGTTAGCAGAGGCAGAGGCAGCACCAGATGAGATTTCCGAGGAGGAAATCAGCGGTCGTCGTGACTTGCGTGAGCGAATGATGGTTACGATCGACGGTGCGGATGCCAAAGACTTGGACGATGCCGTTTCCCTGGAGAGGCTGCCAAACGGAAACCTAAGACTCGGCGTGCATATCGCTGACGTCAGCTACTATGTTCGTGAAAAGTCTCAGCTGGACAATGAGGCGTATCGTCGCGGAACCAGTGTCTACTTAGTTGACCGCGTGATCCCGATGCTGCCACATCGCTTGTCCAACGGCATATGCAGTCTCAATCCGCAGGTAGATCGATTGACAATTTCCTGCGATATGGAGATGGATGCGGGCGGAAACACCGTCAAGTACGACATCTTTTTGAGCGTGATTCGGACAGATGAGCGCATGACGTATGCAGATGTACGCAGTATTTTGGAAGACAAGGACGAAGCCTTAACCGAGAAGTACAGCAGACTCGTCCCGATGTTCGAGGATATGAAAGAGCTGGCCTTGAAGCTGCGTAAAAAACGGATGCAGCGTGGCGCTATTGACTTCGACTTCCGCGAAGCGAAAATTTACGTCGATGAAGAGGGAACCCCTACAGAAATCGGCTTCCGTACGAGATCGATTGCGGAGCAGATCATCGAGGAGTTCATGCTCGCTGCCAACGAAACAGTGGCGGAGCATTTCCACTGGATGAAGCAGCCGTTCATGTATCGGATTCACGAAGACCCGAACGCTGAAAAGCTCATGGCCTTCATGGAGTTCATCACGAATTTTGGCTACTCGATCCGCGGGAAGGGCAATTCTGTTCATCCACGTGCATTGCAACAGTTGCTGGAAGAGGTAAAAGGAACGCCGGAAGAAATTATTATCAGCACCGTCATGCTGCGCTCGATGAAGCAAGCGCGCTACGACGCGGAAAGTCTTGGGCATTACGGCTTGTCTACGGAGTTTTATACCCATTTTACTTCACCGATTCGCCGTTATCCCGACCTAATCGTCCACCGACGCATTCGCGAATGGATCGAGCTGGGGAACCAAATCTCAGAAAAACGTCTAGGGTACTGGGCAGAGCAAATGCCAGTAATCGCGGAGCATGCGTCTCAGCGTGAACGTTTGGCTGTGGATGCCGAGCGTGAAACAGACGATCTGAAAAAAGCGGAGTTCATGCTGGAGCGAGTGGGAGAAGAATTCGAAGGCGTCATCTCCAGCGTCACTTCGTTTGGGATTTTCGTCGAGTTACCTAATACCATTGAAGGCTTGGTGCACGTCAGCTTTTTGACCGACGACTACTATCATTACCATGAAAAAATATTTGCACTGGTTGGTGAGCGTACAGGCAAGCAGTATCGAATCGGGGATGTCGTTGAGGTACGTGTAGCGAATGTCAACGTGGATGAGCGCACCATCGACTTCGAAATCGTCGGGATGCCGAAGGCTGGCTTCCGCGGTAGCCGTGAGCGTACGCCTCGCGTAATTGATGGTCGCGGCGGGGATCGTAAGCCGACACGTGGCAAGCAACAAGATCGTTCACGTACAGGCCGTCCAGATCGTCCAGATCGCCCAGGCAGACCAGATCGACAAAAGGACAAAAAGCATCCAGCGGAAATCCGTCAGAAATACAAGGATCGCCGCAAAGCGGAAGGGAACAAACCACCTAGCCGTGCTGGATCGGGCAAAGCATCGAGCGGTGAAGAAGTGCTGCCAATTGGTGCGGGAGAAGGAGATACCCCAACGAAACGCCAGAAGGGATTCTGGGAGGATCTCGTCAAGTCCAAGAAAAAGACCCGCAAAAATGTAGCCAGTCAGGTGAAACGGAAACGCCGTTAA
- the secG gene encoding preprotein translocase subunit SecG: MALAAKILLVIASIGLIIVVLLQSGKSAGLSGAIGGGAEQLMGKQKARGIDALLGKLTVVFAVGFMIFAILLGYFLKSGA; this comes from the coding sequence ATGGCATTGGCTGCGAAAATTTTACTTGTGATCGCAAGTATTGGCTTAATTATCGTCGTGTTGCTGCAATCGGGAAAAAGTGCCGGCCTTTCCGGAGCGATTGGTGGCGGCGCAGAGCAACTGATGGGCAAACAAAAAGCCCGCGGGATTGACGCACTTTTAGGGAAACTGACCGTTGTATTTGCGGTTGGCTTCATGATTTTTGCGATTTTGCTCGGGTATTTCTTGAAATCAGGAGCGTAA
- a CDS encoding YqzM family protein, protein MAGSNKKDMNQNDVIDSAKAFFTSFGILFLVFLIALVGSIIFPPKHGEEANGGGAPTAQIDAAAVFKQNCSSCHGQNLEGIAGPNLTKIGATLSADDIAKIIKEGKGGMPPGMLKKQPEIQAVSQWLSEKK, encoded by the coding sequence ATGGCTGGGTCCAACAAAAAAGACATGAATCAAAACGATGTAATTGATTCCGCGAAGGCCTTTTTCACTTCGTTTGGTATCTTGTTTCTTGTTTTTCTCATTGCACTCGTAGGATCAATCATTTTCCCACCAAAACATGGCGAAGAAGCAAATGGTGGCGGCGCACCAACTGCACAAATTGACGCTGCTGCTGTATTTAAACAAAATTGCTCTTCCTGTCATGGTCAAAATCTCGAAGGCATTGCAGGTCCAAACCTGACAAAAATTGGAGCAACGCTCAGCGCTGACGACATTGCTAAAATCATCAAAGAAGGTAAAGGCGGCATGCCCCCTGGAATGCTAAAGAAACAACCAGAAATTCAAGCGGTTTCACAGTGGCTGTCGGAGAAGAAATAA